The Changchengzhania lutea genomic sequence TCTAATATCCTCAGGGATGCCCATAACTATTGAAGCGCATTTTGATAACACTTCTAAAGTTGGAGGTTTTACAGTAAACTTTAAGGTTTGTTTTCCCTTTAAATCATCTGGGAGCATTGATGCATCTTTAACATCAATAGTATACGTTGTTGGCTTTTCTATCAAAGCCTTGAGTATGTCTTGCTTCTGTTTGTCCATATTCTAAAAAAAGGGTTTCTTAAATTCATAAAAAACCCTTCAAACTAAACTAAAAAACTAAACTTGGAATTTTATTTCGAAAGGCGCGCCTTCAACACTTGCAGCCGATACTGGAGTATTAGCCGTAAGTTGGACGTCCAATGAAAGCAATCCGTTTTTTGTGATATTACCGTCGAATTTCGCTACTACTTTAGCATAAGCAAATGTAATTTCTGTTTTTTTGCCTTCGGTCACGTCTGTTGTAATAACTACCGATAAATATTTATTTGGTACTGTTTTAGGAGCACTCCATACTTTATTGATATCATCCCAAGCGCCACCCATAAGCATGACCGCGCTATCTCCCGTAACTTCGTAAAGTTTAAAGTTTGCGGTTGCTGGATTAGCACCTGTGTTTACTGTTAAATAAGAATCATCTTGCTCTGTTGAAATAGTTTCTTCAGTAGCTTCACTTCCTGTTAAGGTCAATGAATTTAATACTACTGCCGCGAATGTCGTTAAAGTTGCGCCTACTACCCCGTCTCCAGGTAAACCGATCTCGATTTTTTCGACACCTCTGATATTATCTGATTTTGCCATTTTTTACAATGTTTGAAATGTTAATTTTAAATTATAGAAATACATGCTATCTCTGTCTTTGTCTTTGAAAATGCCCTTATCATCATCAATTTGAAATGAAAGGCCATCATAAATGTTATCTTTTACAAGTGGCAATACCACTGCTAATATATCTTGAAACCTATTTAAATTAGCCCTTCCAGATATGACCTCCGGTACATAAATATTCAAATTGGCATAACCAACCTGTAGATATCTGTTCGGATTTGTCAACGTCTTTACTGATATGTTTTCTAACTGATCGCCATCCGGCACATCATTTATATAAACCTTTCCTGTAATTTCATCTGTTACAGATGCCACATTCAGTACTTTGTATAATTTAGATGCTATATCAATACTAGATTTCACTATATTAAACTTTTTATAATTGAACCTAATTCATCACTATCTGGTGATGACCCCGTAATTACATCGAAACCTTTAGCCTCTACATAAGCAGCATAACTCATGCCTGCCACTCCAATTAATACATATCCCTTTGGATATTTTAAAGCAATCTCGTTTGCAAAACTTTGCGCTTGCGACTGACCTTCTGTATTACCTTGAAAATTACGATCTTCTATCTTGCCATCTATTAGAATAATATATCCTATAGAGCTTCTTAGATTTCCAGTTCTATCTGTATAATTACCACTTATTCTCGCCTCATTTACAAATTGCTCTCCAATATATTGAAGCGTTTGCAGTGCTTTATTATCAACATCTTTTTGAAGTTGATTAAAAATGCTTTCAATTTGCTTGCCTTTAAATAGCGCTCTTATTCCAGCCATATCTCGCAGTGTGTTTGATAGGGAAATAATTGTACGATTTTAAACTGCTTGCCGTTAAATACAAAATTTTGACCATCATACTGAAACACGTTCGCCCCAAAATTTTTACAATAAAACTTAGCTGAATAATCCAAAGTCTTTTGTTGTGAATTTGGCTCAAATCTTCCCTGTAATATTGTTTCAACTTTTGTTGATGTTGATATGCCATCGGCATTATCGACTTCAGTTGCAACTACAATTTTACCTGTATGTGGATATCTAGTAATCATTGCTAGCGTCTGAAACACCTACATTAATGGGTTGCGGACTGTATTCTAAAGCTTTAGAATCTTCATATTTGTTGTATAATGCCAACGCTCTATTTTTTAAGAGCGACGTATTATATTCAACAGATAGTTGACCTTCTTTAAACTTAGGCAACAGCACTTTATCCATATATAGATCAGCGGTTACTAACTCAACATCTTTCAAAGAACTTTCTGTATAGGTAGCAGACCCATCAATAGATCTGCTACTTAACACAGTATTTATGTGGTTTACAGAAACATCTATAAACACAGGATTAGCTTGTATGGCTTCAAGAACCGTCATTATATGCTAGCTACCAACTCAGCTTCAAACAATACGATACCTTCTTTTGAGAGTGCATCTATTTTGTTTGATAACGTGCTGTCTTGCTGTGCAACAGTTGCCACAGGCACTTGTTTATCTACTTCACGCGCTGCGTTAATACCAGCTACAACAGATACTTTAGTATAATTCGTTCCGTTATAATTGAAATTAGCATCGCCTTCTGTTTGTGCGTCATCATCTGATTCGGCTTCGTTTGTGTCCATGATATAGATAGAGTCAACATTGTCCAAAACAGGAATTGCGAGCGCTTGTACACTTGTATTTTCCTTCAAAGGATTGTTGGTTCTAAATAAAGAGCCTAAAATGAAGTCATCAATAACGCTATATTCAACATTTTCAACAGGATGGTCAACTTCGGCTAATTCGCCATAAGTTAAAGTTCCCATATCTAAAGTAGAAGTCAAGGTTACGTTACCTCGTTTCCATGGCTCAACTGCTACTTTTTTACCACCTTTTTCAATTTGTACCATCTTATCAATTATGATAAGCGTTACTCCAAATTCATCGGTTAAATAGCTTTGGATATCCTCTTTTTTCAATCTAAAAATTAAAGCAGCATCTACTTTTTGAAACCCTGCAAAAGCATCTTTAAGTTGTGCATTCTTTTTAAAGAGATTAAAAGTGGTTTTATCCATCCATAGATATTTTAATGCATGTCCGTTGCCTCTAGCTTTATTGATAACATTTTCAATATCATCAACTGGCGTTGCATTGGCGTCATTCCAAAGTTTCCCAACTCCAAACTGATTTCCTGATGGAATACCAAAATCAATACGAATCCCTACACCTGTGTTATTAGTATCGTCAATAAGCGTTACACCTTCAGACATAGCTTGTAAGAACATGATATCTAATCGCTCATGAACGCCTTTTACACTATCAGCCAAATCTTCAAAAATCTTTTGAACCAATTGAAGCTCTTTACCACCTCTGGCTTTTAAGTTTTTTAAGGCTTGTAATGCGCTTTCAGTTAAAGCCTTAATCATTCCTAATTTTGGCACTTCACCTTCTGCAGAAGCGTAAGAACCTCTTTTCTTCAATGAAAGTTCAGAATCTAAAGAAACAACATCGGCAGCCACAACACTTGTGTTAGAGCTTAATGATTGCCATTTCATATCTGTAGAGAAATCCTTCTTTAAATACTTTTTGTATTCATACTGAATTTCATTTTCCGTATCGTTTACCTTTTCGGTAATACCTTTTGCTATACTTGGAAAGTATTTAGCAATATAGTTTTTGAATATTGATGCTACCATGGCCTTATTCGTTTATAAATCTGATTAAACTTAAATCCGTTTTAGCACCTGCGGGCACGGCATATTTTACCCACGCTTCATTTACTGTTCCGCGAACCAAGATTGCAGCTTGTGCATTTGTTGTAAGAATTGAAGCGATCAAAATACCTGCATAGGAATATCCAGCAGGTTTCGTTCCTGATGTTGGAAGCGGTTTAAAAATCTTACCAGTGGCATCATCTACGATTATAACATGTCCGGCAGATATCTCTGTATCACCAAATCCTGTTACATCCAAAGTTCTGCCCCCAGCTACCGTTTCCAAACATTTTGTAATTACCACCGAATCATTGGTGGTATCTACGCTGTTTTTACTCGTTAAATTAGCTGTTGCCATTTTTTCGTTTTTTAAAGATTAAATTAAATTAGCTACAATAGCATCAACATCTTCTTTGTTGGCTTCATCATTTTTAGATTGCCCCCCAACAGGTAAGCCTCTTCCAGAATTATCTCCCACAATAGCTGTGTGAAT encodes the following:
- a CDS encoding DUF6706 family protein; its protein translation is MTVLEAIQANPVFIDVSVNHINTVLSSRSIDGSATYTESSLKDVELVTADLYMDKVLLPKFKEGQLSVEYNTSLLKNRALALYNKYEDSKALEYSPQPINVGVSDASNDY
- a CDS encoding major capsid protein; the protein is MVASIFKNYIAKYFPSIAKGITEKVNDTENEIQYEYKKYLKKDFSTDMKWQSLSSNTSVVAADVVSLDSELSLKKRGSYASAEGEVPKLGMIKALTESALQALKNLKARGGKELQLVQKIFEDLADSVKGVHERLDIMFLQAMSEGVTLIDDTNNTGVGIRIDFGIPSGNQFGVGKLWNDANATPVDDIENVINKARGNGHALKYLWMDKTTFNLFKKNAQLKDAFAGFQKVDAALIFRLKKEDIQSYLTDEFGVTLIIIDKMVQIEKGGKKVAVEPWKRGNVTLTSTLDMGTLTYGELAEVDHPVENVEYSVIDDFILGSLFRTNNPLKENTSVQALAIPVLDNVDSIYIMDTNEAESDDDAQTEGDANFNYNGTNYTKVSVVAGINAAREVDKQVPVATVAQQDSTLSNKIDALSKEGIVLFEAELVASI